One segment of bacterium DNA contains the following:
- a CDS encoding prepilin-type N-terminal cleavage/methylation domain-containing protein produces the protein MKRGGGNRGFSLIEVVIIIVIIGAAFSGLTVVLSNTTTQNMNLDLATEAVFLAREKISEVKAKNFADVVDVAPTNFGGDFARYDFQVAVDYVNPADLNTPVAGPTSYKRIAVTVSGVGWTGNVVLSDLKTDI, from the coding sequence ATGAAGCGTGGAGGAGGCAATCGCGGTTTTTCGCTGATCGAGGTGGTGATCATAATCGTGATCATCGGCGCTGCGTTCTCCGGCCTCACGGTGGTGCTCTCGAACACCACCACGCAGAACATGAACCTGGACTTGGCCACTGAGGCGGTTTTCCTCGCCAGGGAGAAGATCTCCGAGGTCAAGGCGAAGAACTTCGCGGACGTGGTCGATGTCGCGCCGACGAATTTCGGCGGCGATTTCGCGCGCTACGACTTTCAGGTGGCCGTGGATTATGTGAACCCAGCCGATCTCAACACCCCCGTAGCTGGGCCGACTTCGTATAAACGGATCGCGGTCACGGTCTCGGGCGTAGGCTGGACCGGGAACGTGGTGCTGAGCGATCTCAAGACGGACATATGA